The DNA window CCTTCCCCGGATCACCCTTGGAGGCATATGAGCTTGAGGTCTCTCAAACGCAAGGCTGCCTGGAACTATAGTTAGCAGGAACCAATATGGGACATTTCTAATGAGTCAAGAAAGAGGTCATTTCTAAAGAGTCTTGACATCATAGCGGAGAGCCGGCTACAAACCCGTCACAGGCTGAATATCCCTGTGCACCCTTTCTCTAAATCTGCACTCTGTATCCAAGCTGAGGTTGGGTGACTCTACTTCAACTAGCATGGCAGCATGGTTCTGCTAAATTAGGGTGGATGAGAGGTTAAAGCAATGGTGCTTGCTTCTCTTGGGCAGAGCGCCTTGGAGAGATTGCCCATAGGGCAAAACCCTACAGTTTAGCCTTCCCCAAGCCATTCCCTCTCAAACCGTTGACAAATAGCTTAGATTAGGGGTGTGGCACACCATGCTATCGCTGTCCCCAAAGGCTATTTTGAGCCGCTAGAAGCCGAGCACCTTCGGCTCGGTTATGCTACAAAGACACAGACAATCAAAAGCATCTTCGACTTCTACTTTGCGAATAAAGACGGTGCTCTAATACCTGACTTTACGAATAAAGACAAGGTTGCCCAGGTAGACACCCACAGTTGCTACAGTTGCCGCTACCCGTAGTCTCCCCCGTAGTCTCCCCCCAAGCCTCGCCAGAGGAAAAGCCCAGAGAATTTTCTCTGGAGGTGTTTGTTCGCTATGTCCGTGTAAGTCGTTGAGGGGAGATGCCACTAAGGTCTCGGCACTGGCCAGGGCGCTACGGGCCGGTGGTGCTTCCTATGCGGAAATAGGCCGTGCCGTGGGGGTCAAGTCCCAGAGCACCGTCCAAAACTACATCAAGGGCTATCCGAATCAGCGATAGGCTTGCACTGACCACACACTCGACGCCTGCCAGTCTGAACATCTTTCCACTCAAGTGCTTGACAATGGAACATATTTCTGTTTATTATTACGGTGTAACCTGTATATACTAAGAGGAAAGCATGGAAGAGCTGACCCGCACCTACATCACCACCACAGAGGTGGCCAACATACTGAGGATCAACCCGAAGTCTGCTGGTTTCTTGGCCCGGAAGGGGAAGATTCCAGCAGTCAAGATCGCCAACCGCTGGCTCATTCCCAAGGCGGCTGTCGAGGAACTGGCTAAGACCTACGTCCCCAGGAGGGGCAGGCCCAGAAGCAAACGCAAATACACCAGGAGGAGGCAGACATGAAGAGGGCAGCACTGTACGAGCGGGTTTCTACCGATGCCCAGGTTGAGAAGTACGGCCTCAGCGCTCAGGACCGTGCACTCAAGAAGCGGACGACGGAAAAAGGGTATCTGCTTGTCCCAAACATGGACAAAGACGCCTTTGTTGACGATGGATACTCTGGCGGTGACACCAACCGGCCAGCCCTGCTTCGACTGCGCCAATCAGTAGCCGAAGGCAGAGTGGATGTCGTCCTGTGCCATGACCCTGACCGCCTCTCCCGTAGCCTGTCTGACCTCTTGCTCCTTAGCGACGAGCTCAAGCGGGCCGGTATTCAGCTGGAGTTCATTACACAGGAGACCGATGCCTCTCCTGAAGGGCGCATGTTCTTTGCCATGCGTGGTGCAGTGGCCGAGTATGAACGTGCCAAGATACGGGAGCGCACCACCCGTGGCCGGCTGGAGAAGGCAAAGCAGGGTAAGGTCGTGAGCGGCGCAGCGGCCCCGTTCGGATACACCTTCGACCCTAAGACATCGACGCTGCAAATAAACGAGGACCATGCCAAGGTGGTGAGAATGGCGTTCTACCTGTACCTTCAAGAACACCTGTCGATTACCAAACTGGCAGATCGTCTGAACCGGCTTGGCACCCCACCGCCGTCGGGCAAGCGCTGGCACACGTCCACTCTCGGTCGTATGCTCTGCAACGAGACTTATGCGGGGACGCTCTGGCAGAACAAGTGGCAAACCCAAAAGATAGATTGCGGGCAGCAACGCCAGCCGAGAATACAAGAGAGCATCCGACCCAAGGATGAGCACATTTCGGCCCAAGTGCCGCCCATGGTCCCAAGGGAGATGTTCGACGCTGTACAAAACAGGCTCCGGGAGAACTCCCACCTGGCCATGCGCAACACGAAGCACGAGTACCTGCTTGCCGGGCTTCTAAGGCATACCTGCGGTAGCGGTATGGGGGCCAAAACAACGAAGGGGACTGCTTACTACTACTGCTACAAGAGCCAGAAGTTCAAGGCTCCGATTGACGAGAAGGGACAGGCGGTGCCCTGTCGATGTAGTTGGGTCAACGGCCACGCTCTTGACGGTGCGGTATGGGATACAGTAACGAACCTACTGCGACGGCCCGACCTGCTGGTTGCAGAGGTCGAGCGGCTGACCAAACCAGACTCCGCTACGCGGGAGGTACTGAATGAAGAGCTAGCCATGCTCAGGAAACGTCTGGAAGAACTCCCCAAAGAAGAGCGACGTTTAGTTGAAGGCTATCGGAAAGGGTTCTTCGCTGACTTTATGATGCGGGAAGAAATGGAACGGATACGCAAGGAGCGAGGGGACGTCGATGAGCGTTGCAGACAGCTTGAGTTGCAGCTTTCAAGGCTGGACCGTGCTGCGAGCTACAAGAGCAAGGTCGAAGACCTGGCCGAGACGTTGAACTGCGGATTGGATCAGATGGACTTCGACAAGCGCCGTGAGCTTATCCGTCTGCTAGTGGATCAGGTGGTCTACGACCAAGGTCACGTCACCATCAAGACCATAATCCCGCTGGGCGATGGTGAGAGCCAATTGCAACCCATATCCCCTCCCGCCAGGGGAGGGAGAACGGGTGGATTCCCGTCCTTCCGCGGAAGGACGGGAATGACAGATCAAAAGCACAAATAACTACATGAGACAGCAGGCGCATCAGCCATGAACGCGAAATTGAACGCTGAGCAAATCTTCCCTCCGTGAGGAAGAGCCAACATAGACGGTGTAGGTGATCGGTTCCACAATCCAACTGCTGTGCTGCTCATCATAGTAGGCCAGATGCTTGACCGGAAGCACGAAGGTCACCTGCCTGGTTTGTCCGAGTGCAAGAAGCACCTTCGAAAAGCCTTTGAGCTCTTTGAACGGCCTCTCCACTTGTGAACCATCGTACCCAACATACAATTGGGCCACCTCTTCGCCAGCCATATTTCCCGTGTTGGCAATATCTACGCTCACTCGCAGCGTTCCATCTATACCAACCTCTTGCTGATCAAGCTGCAGGTTCTTATATGCATAGGTGGTATAGCTCAGGCCAAAACCAAAGGGGAAAGCAGGTGTGTTACCCTCCCTGTCCATAAGCCGGTAGCCGTGAAAGTAGCCATAATCGACCGAATTGGCGCGGTTATCGAATAATGGGAGCTGGCTTTCAGATTTTGGAAATACACAGGGCAGCTTTGCACAGGGATTTACTTTGCCAAAGAGGATGTCCGCCAGGGCATTGCCGCCCTCCATGCCGGGATACCAGACCATCAAGATCGCAGGGACCTTTTCGCGCCATGATTCAGTGATGATAGCGCTGCCTCCCATGAGGGCGACTACCGTATTGGGGTTTGCAGCAGCAATCCGCGAGATCAAGGTCTCATCGCGCGGTTTGAGCATGAGAGTGTCCCTGTCACCACCCTTGTGTAAAATGCGCTCACCTTCATCCCTGTGGGTGTATCCGGCGACAATCACAGCCATGTCTGCCTTGCGCGCCATGTCTACGGCTTTGTCCATGGCTCTGCCGTCACTGTATGTGGTGGCACACTCCCGCGGCGCAACCGCGCGTATTCCCTCAAGAGGCGTGATCACGTAGGGTGGCCTCACCATGCTGCTGCCTTTGTCGCCGATGTTGGGCAAGGCAGCCAGCTTGCCAATAACTGCGATGCGTCTTACACGGGCACTATCAATGGGGAGTATCCGGCGAGGGCTGTCTGTTAAGCACTCGTTCTTCAGCAACACCATGGATTTTTGGGCAGCTTCCCGGGCCAGAGCCCCATGCTCCGGGCTGAGCACAGCCTGTGCCCCATACCGCGCCGGCTCACCTGTCTGGGCAAATCTGGCCTTCTGCCTCAGGATGCGCAGCACAGCATCGTCAATTGCCTCCTCAGAAACCTCACCTTTGCGGACCAGCCTCCTCAACTCTCTCCCAAAATGAAGGGGAAGGGGCATCTCGATATCTACGCCGGCATTGGCAGCCCGTGCGTTATGAACACTAAACAGGAAATCAGACATGACAAAACCTTCAAACCCCCACTCCTTCTTCAGAATATCACGCAGGAGGTGACGGTTATGACTGCAGTAGTCCCCGTTGACCTTGTTATAGG is part of the Chloroflexota bacterium genome and encodes:
- a CDS encoding recombinase family protein — translated: MKRAALYERVSTDAQVEKYGLSAQDRALKKRTTEKGYLLVPNMDKDAFVDDGYSGGDTNRPALLRLRQSVAEGRVDVVLCHDPDRLSRSLSDLLLLSDELKRAGIQLEFITQETDASPEGRMFFAMRGAVAEYERAKIRERTTRGRLEKAKQGKVVSGAAAPFGYTFDPKTSTLQINEDHAKVVRMAFYLYLQEHLSITKLADRLNRLGTPPPSGKRWHTSTLGRMLCNETYAGTLWQNKWQTQKIDCGQQRQPRIQESIRPKDEHISAQVPPMVPREMFDAVQNRLRENSHLAMRNTKHEYLLAGLLRHTCGSGMGAKTTKGTAYYYCYKSQKFKAPIDEKGQAVPCRCSWVNGHALDGAVWDTVTNLLRRPDLLVAEVERLTKPDSATREVLNEELAMLRKRLEELPKEERRLVEGYRKGFFADFMMREEMERIRKERGDVDERCRQLELQLSRLDRAASYKSKVEDLAETLNCGLDQMDFDKRRELIRLLVDQVVYDQGHVTIKTIIPLGDGESQLQPISPPARGGRTGGFPSFRGRTGMTDQKHK
- a CDS encoding helix-turn-helix domain-containing protein — protein: MEELTRTYITTTEVANILRINPKSAGFLARKGKIPAVKIANRWLIPKAAVEELAKTYVPRRGRPRSKRKYTRRRQT
- a CDS encoding glycoside hydrolase family 3 C-terminal domain-containing protein, with protein sequence MKSELTLSEDMPLRKEQVEEKARHLLAQMGLKQKIKQMSGDAPLLRGIVELLFAYNSRPWPAGEDERLSVPAIRFSDGPRGVVMRHSTCFPVSMARGASWDIGLEERVGDAMGVEARSQGANLLAAVCINLLRHPAWGRAQETYGEDPYHLGEMGAAFVRGSQRHVMACIKHFAANSIENSRLRVDVRISERTLREVYLPHFKRCVDEGAASVMSAYNKVNGDYCSHNRHLLRDILKKEWGFEGFVMSDFLFSVHNARAANAGVDIEMPLPLHFGRELRRLVRKGEVSEEAIDDAVLRILRQKARFAQTGEPARYGAQAVLSPEHGALAREAAQKSMVLLKNECLTDSPRRILPIDSARVRRIAVIGKLAALPNIGDKGSSMVRPPYVITPLEGIRAVAPRECATTYSDGRAMDKAVDMARKADMAVIVAGYTHRDEGERILHKGGDRDTLMLKPRDETLISRIAAANPNTVVALMGGSAIITESWREKVPAILMVWYPGMEGGNALADILFGKVNPCAKLPCVFPKSESQLPLFDNRANSVDYGYFHGYRLMDREGNTPAFPFGFGLSYTTYAYKNLQLDQQEVGIDGTLRVSVDIANTGNMAGEEVAQLYVGYDGSQVERPFKELKGFSKVLLALGQTRQVTFVLPVKHLAYYDEQHSSWIVEPITYTVYVGSSSRREDLLSVQFRVHG